In one window of Fictibacillus phosphorivorans DNA:
- the pyc gene encoding pyruvate carboxylase produces the protein MSRKISKVLVANRGEIAIRIFRACTELDIRTVAIYSKEDTGSYHRYKADEAYLVGEGKKPIDAYLDIEGIIEIAKTNGVDAIHPGYGFLSENKEFAERCDEEGIIFIGPNQKHLDVFGDKVKARQTAIDANIPVIPGSDGPVNSLSEVRDFALSNGFPIIIKASMGGGGRGMRIVRSENSLAESYDRAKSEAKAAFGKDEVYVEKFVENPKHIEVQILGDHEGNLVHLYERDCSVQRRHQKVVEVAPSVSLSEELRHDICESAVSLMEHVGYINAGTVEYLVTPDGKFYFIEVNPRVQVEHTITEMVTGIDIVQSQILIAEGYQLHEKEIGIPKQEDIYCHGYAIQSRVTTEDPSNQFMPDTGKIMAYRSGGGFGVRLDAGNGFQGAIITPFYDSLLVKVSTWALSYEQAASKMLRNLKEFRIRGIKTNIAFLENVVTHQKFLSGDYDTSFIDTSSELFVFPKRKDRGTKMLSYIGATTINGFPGLAKQDKPNFAKPRIPKIKHSEPIPYGTKQLLDAEGPEAVSRWIKDQKKLLLTDTTFRDGHQSLLATRVRTNDLLHIAEPTSRLWPEMFSLEMWGGATFDVSYRFLNEDPWDRLIKLREKAPNVLFQMLLRASNAVGYKNYPDNVVEEFVKKSAMAGIDVFRIFDSLNWVEGMKVAIRAVRETGKIAEAAICYTGDILDPNRTKYDLNYYVNLAKELEAEGAHILAIKDMAGLLKPQAAYDLVSALKESINIPIHLHTHDTSGNGIYTYAKAAEAGVDIVDVAVSSMAGQTSQPSANSLYYALAGNERQPEMNIDHVKDLSSYWEDIRKYYSGFESNTAAPDPEVYEHEMPGGQFSNLQQQAKAVGLGERWDEVKQMYRRVNDMFGDVVKVTPSSKVVGDMALYMVQNNLTEDDVYDRGDSLDFPDSVVEFFQGYLGQPYEGFPKELQRIILKGREPLSVRPGELLEAADFNDMKETLFHKINRQVTSFDVLAYALYPKVFLDREKMYSQFGDISVLDTPTFFYGMKLGEEIEVEIEQGKTLIVKLVSIGEAQNDGSRVLYFELNGQSREIVVIDESAKVTVSAKQKVDPSNPSQIGASMPGTVIKVLVEKGEKVKKGDHLMITEAMKMETTVQAPFDGTVKEISVQNGEGIAAGDLLIELIK, from the coding sequence ATGAGTAGAAAAATCAGCAAAGTCTTAGTAGCAAACCGAGGAGAAATTGCAATACGGATTTTCAGAGCCTGTACCGAACTAGATATACGAACAGTAGCTATTTATTCAAAAGAAGATACGGGATCTTATCATCGTTATAAAGCCGATGAAGCCTATCTTGTAGGAGAGGGTAAGAAACCGATCGATGCTTATCTTGATATCGAAGGCATTATTGAGATCGCTAAGACAAATGGTGTTGACGCGATTCATCCAGGATACGGCTTTTTATCAGAAAACAAAGAATTTGCAGAACGTTGTGATGAAGAAGGAATCATTTTCATTGGTCCTAACCAAAAACACCTTGATGTTTTCGGAGATAAAGTTAAAGCGAGACAAACAGCCATCGATGCCAACATCCCAGTTATTCCGGGTAGTGATGGACCTGTTAACAGTCTTTCAGAAGTGAGAGACTTTGCTCTGAGCAATGGTTTTCCTATCATCATCAAGGCTTCTATGGGTGGCGGTGGACGCGGAATGCGCATCGTAAGAAGTGAAAACTCCCTTGCGGAAAGTTATGACCGTGCCAAATCAGAAGCAAAAGCCGCGTTTGGTAAAGATGAAGTATATGTTGAGAAATTTGTTGAGAACCCTAAACATATCGAAGTTCAGATTCTAGGAGATCATGAAGGCAATTTAGTGCATTTATATGAGCGCGACTGTTCTGTACAAAGAAGGCATCAAAAGGTAGTTGAAGTTGCACCAAGTGTTTCGCTATCTGAGGAACTTCGTCATGATATCTGTGAATCTGCTGTTTCTTTGATGGAGCATGTTGGGTATATCAATGCAGGTACAGTTGAGTACCTAGTTACACCAGACGGAAAATTTTATTTCATTGAAGTGAATCCAAGGGTTCAGGTAGAGCACACGATCACGGAGATGGTCACTGGTATCGATATCGTCCAATCGCAAATATTAATCGCAGAAGGATACCAGTTACATGAAAAAGAGATTGGTATCCCAAAGCAAGAAGATATTTATTGTCATGGTTATGCAATCCAATCACGTGTAACTACAGAAGATCCTTCTAATCAGTTCATGCCTGATACAGGTAAAATCATGGCTTATCGTTCTGGTGGAGGCTTTGGCGTTCGTTTGGATGCTGGAAATGGATTCCAAGGTGCTATTATCACACCTTTTTATGATTCTTTACTCGTTAAGGTGTCTACATGGGCTTTATCGTATGAGCAAGCAGCTTCTAAAATGTTAAGAAACTTAAAAGAGTTTCGTATACGTGGTATAAAAACCAACATTGCTTTTCTTGAGAACGTAGTCACACACCAAAAGTTCTTGTCAGGTGATTATGATACTTCTTTCATTGATACAAGCAGTGAGCTCTTTGTTTTTCCAAAGCGTAAAGATAGAGGAACGAAGATGCTTTCGTATATTGGTGCGACAACTATCAATGGTTTCCCAGGACTAGCTAAGCAGGATAAACCTAACTTTGCTAAACCGAGGATTCCAAAGATTAAACATTCTGAGCCGATCCCTTATGGAACGAAACAATTGTTAGATGCTGAGGGGCCAGAAGCGGTGTCTCGCTGGATAAAGGATCAAAAGAAACTCCTTCTTACGGATACTACTTTCCGCGATGGTCACCAATCATTGTTGGCGACTCGTGTACGTACGAATGACCTTCTTCATATTGCTGAGCCGACTTCAAGATTGTGGCCAGAAATGTTTTCACTCGAGATGTGGGGAGGAGCAACGTTTGATGTTTCTTATCGTTTCCTAAATGAAGATCCATGGGACCGCTTAATTAAGCTGAGAGAAAAAGCACCGAATGTGTTGTTCCAAATGCTACTAAGAGCTTCTAATGCGGTAGGGTACAAAAACTATCCAGATAATGTGGTCGAAGAGTTCGTTAAAAAGTCAGCTATGGCAGGTATTGATGTGTTCCGTATCTTTGATAGTTTAAACTGGGTAGAAGGTATGAAAGTAGCAATTAGAGCGGTTCGTGAGACAGGAAAAATCGCTGAGGCTGCTATTTGCTATACAGGAGATATTTTAGATCCGAACCGAACAAAATATGATCTGAATTATTATGTGAATCTAGCAAAAGAGCTTGAAGCTGAAGGGGCACATATTCTAGCAATTAAAGATATGGCTGGTCTTTTAAAACCACAAGCTGCTTACGATCTAGTATCAGCGCTCAAAGAATCCATTAATATACCGATCCATCTTCATACGCATGACACGAGCGGAAACGGAATCTATACGTATGCTAAAGCGGCTGAAGCAGGTGTGGATATCGTAGACGTTGCTGTAAGTTCTATGGCGGGTCAGACATCACAGCCGAGTGCAAATTCCCTTTACTACGCACTAGCAGGAAACGAAAGACAACCTGAAATGAACATTGACCATGTTAAAGACCTATCTTCTTATTGGGAAGATATCAGAAAATATTATTCTGGGTTTGAAAGCAATACGGCTGCACCAGATCCGGAAGTATATGAGCATGAGATGCCAGGCGGGCAGTTTAGTAATCTTCAACAACAAGCAAAGGCAGTCGGCCTTGGTGAACGTTGGGATGAAGTAAAACAGATGTATCGTAGAGTAAATGATATGTTTGGCGATGTTGTTAAAGTTACTCCATCATCTAAAGTTGTAGGTGATATGGCTCTGTATATGGTTCAGAACAACTTAACGGAAGATGATGTATACGATCGAGGAGATTCTTTGGATTTCCCTGACTCTGTTGTAGAATTCTTTCAAGGGTACCTAGGACAGCCATATGAAGGTTTTCCTAAAGAACTGCAACGCATCATCTTAAAAGGAAGAGAACCTCTGTCAGTGAGGCCAGGAGAGCTTTTAGAGGCGGCTGATTTTAATGACATGAAGGAAACGTTATTCCACAAGATAAATCGCCAAGTTACCAGTTTTGATGTGTTGGCGTATGCCTTGTATCCAAAGGTATTTTTGGATCGCGAGAAGATGTATTCCCAATTTGGTGATATCTCTGTTCTTGATACGCCAACGTTCTTTTATGGGATGAAGCTTGGAGAAGAGATTGAAGTAGAGATCGAACAAGGTAAAACTTTAATCGTGAAACTCGTTTCAATCGGTGAAGCACAGAATGATGGATCAAGAGTTCTTTATTTTGAACTTAACGGTCAATCACGTGAAATCGTAGTTATCGACGAAAGTGCTAAAGTAACGGTATCTGCAAAGCAAAAAGTAGATCCTTCAAATCCTTCTCAGATTGGTGCAAGTATGCCAGGAACTGTGATCAAGGTTCTAGTTGAAAAAGGAGAGAAGGTTAAAAAAGGTGACCACCTCATGATAACTGAGGCCATGAAGATGGAAACGA